The Wigglesworthia glossinidia endosymbiont of Glossina morsitans morsitans (Yale colony) genome has a window encoding:
- the lpdA gene encoding dihydrolipoyl dehydrogenase, with translation MNTNVIKTQVVVLGSGPSGYSAAFRCADLGLKTVLIEQFSALGGVCLNVGCIPSKSLLHIAQILNETKMLKNAGILFNKPKIDLFQMRQWKSEIILKLTNGLKSMANARKVEIIHGYGNFVDSHILSIKNHEKTITLNFDQAIIAVGSKPIQQTLIKEPNEKIWDSTDALKISFIPKRLLIVGGGIIGLEMATIYHALGSEIYISEISEQIISAADSDVIESFYKNIKHKFNIMLNTKINNLRTSNNHVQVELNNTKNNKITNMSFHAVLFSIGRSPNSKLINVQDIGVEVDKSGYIKVDNQMRTNIPHIYAIGDVIGQPMLAHKGMYQGHIAAEVIYGEKHYFDPKVIPSIAYTYPEVSWVGITEKEAKINKLSYESSTFPWSALGRAVSSGYNGMTKLIFHKDTKRIIGGAVVGCNSSEILGEISLAIEMGCDVNDIALTIHAHPTLHESIGRASEMFSGTITDFLNKKTKNIV, from the coding sequence ATGAATACAAATGTTATTAAAACCCAAGTTGTAGTGCTTGGATCGGGTCCAAGCGGATATTCTGCTGCATTTCGCTGTGCAGATTTAGGACTAAAAACAGTTTTGATTGAACAATTTTCTGCGTTAGGTGGTGTATGCTTAAATGTTGGATGTATTCCATCTAAGTCATTGTTACATATTGCACAAATTTTAAATGAAACAAAGATGTTAAAAAATGCAGGAATATTATTTAACAAACCTAAAATAGATTTATTTCAAATGAGACAATGGAAATCTGAAATTATCTTAAAACTTACTAATGGTTTGAAATCAATGGCAAATGCTAGAAAAGTCGAAATTATACATGGTTATGGAAATTTTGTAGATTCACATATATTAAGCATAAAAAATCATGAAAAAACAATTACATTAAACTTTGATCAAGCTATTATTGCAGTAGGATCAAAACCAATACAACAAACTCTTATTAAAGAACCAAACGAAAAAATTTGGGATTCTACAGATGCTTTAAAAATTAGTTTTATTCCAAAAAGATTACTAATTGTTGGAGGCGGCATTATTGGTTTAGAAATGGCAACTATTTATCATGCGTTAGGATCAGAAATATATATCTCCGAAATATCTGAACAAATCATTTCTGCAGCCGATTCAGACGTAATAGAGAGTTTTTATAAAAATATAAAACATAAATTTAATATTATGTTAAATACTAAAATTAATAATCTACGCACCTCGAATAATCATGTTCAAGTAGAATTGAATAATACTAAAAATAATAAAATAACAAATATGTCATTTCATGCGGTTTTATTTTCTATAGGTCGTAGTCCAAATTCAAAATTGATTAATGTTCAGGATATTGGAGTAGAAGTAGATAAATCAGGATATATAAAAGTGGATAATCAAATGCGTACCAATATACCACATATTTACGCTATTGGAGATGTTATTGGACAACCTATGTTAGCTCATAAAGGAATGTATCAAGGTCACATAGCAGCAGAAGTTATTTATGGAGAAAAACACTACTTTGATCCTAAAGTAATTCCATCAATTGCATATACTTATCCAGAAGTTTCTTGGGTTGGAATTACAGAAAAAGAAGCAAAAATAAACAAATTATCATATGAATCTTCTACTTTCCCTTGGAGTGCTTTAGGAAGAGCAGTGTCTTCTGGTTACAATGGTATGACTAAATTAATCTTTCATAAAGATACAAAAAGAATTATTGGAGGCGCTGTAGTCGGTTGTAATAGCAGTGAAATTCTCGGCGAAATTAGTTTGGCAATTGAAATGGGTTGCGACGTGAATGATATTGCTTTAACAATTCATGCGCATCCAACGCTACATGAATCTATTGGAAGAGCATCTGAAATGTTTTCTGGAACTATTACTGATTTTTTAAATAAAAAAACTAAAAATATAGTTTAA
- a CDS encoding 2-oxo acid dehydrogenase subunit E2, protein MNTVVKIPDIGIEDAEVTEILVKIEDKIKKEQALITVEGDKASMQIPSPISGILKKIMVKIGDKVSTNQEIMFFEKTDKNDKFIAKKMLKKVEKKLLDSKHEEFKKIYASELGILNRAEIIRVSIHEENNIKINSPILIIQDCKGTRKILSTISGIVKNVQIKAGDHVDPDTLLYDIYVSKIFEKKPKNLLKTIIQNNQIYASPLIRRIALKYNINLSHIHGSGRKGRILPTDLEKYINIYENNQLSQNTKNVQSFSEDSQYEVYGKIEIQELTKIKKVSGKNLSKNWKNIPHVTQFDQADIHELEIFRKNQNIILQKKNKIKITILSFVIKAVIATLKEYPQFNSSLSQDQKKIFLKKYFNIGIAVNTEQGLMVPIIFNADSKGILEISQEISNIAKKARSGILSNKDMKGGCFTISNLGGIGGKEFTPIINAPEVAILGISQASIQAIWNGDTFVPKLMLPLSLSYDHRVIDGVEGAKFINFFKNLISDIRLLIL, encoded by the coding sequence ATGAATACCGTGGTTAAAATTCCAGATATCGGGATAGAAGATGCAGAAGTAACAGAAATATTAGTAAAAATAGAAGATAAAATTAAGAAAGAACAAGCACTGATTACAGTTGAAGGAGATAAAGCATCTATGCAAATCCCTTCTCCTATCTCAGGGATTTTAAAAAAAATTATGGTAAAAATTGGAGATAAAGTATCTACTAATCAAGAAATTATGTTTTTTGAAAAAACTGATAAAAATGATAAATTTATTGCCAAAAAAATGCTAAAAAAAGTTGAAAAAAAATTACTTGATTCTAAACATGAAGAGTTTAAAAAAATATATGCTAGTGAATTAGGAATATTGAATCGTGCCGAAATTATACGTGTATCAATTCATGAAGAAAATAATATAAAAATTAATTCTCCTATTTTAATTATTCAAGATTGCAAAGGAACTAGAAAAATTTTATCAACAATTTCTGGAATAGTAAAAAATGTTCAAATTAAAGCTGGTGATCACGTTGACCCTGACACATTACTTTATGATATTTATGTTTCTAAAATTTTTGAAAAAAAACCAAAAAATTTGTTAAAAACCATAATTCAAAATAATCAAATATATGCTAGTCCATTAATAAGACGCATTGCATTAAAATATAATATTAATTTATCTCATATACACGGTAGCGGTCGTAAAGGAAGAATTTTACCTACAGATCTTGAGAAATATATTAATATTTATGAAAATAATCAACTGAGTCAAAATACGAAAAATGTTCAAAGTTTTTCAGAAGATTCACAGTACGAAGTATATGGAAAAATTGAAATTCAAGAATTGACGAAAATAAAAAAAGTTTCTGGAAAAAATTTATCTAAAAATTGGAAAAATATCCCACATGTAACACAATTTGATCAGGCAGATATTCATGAATTAGAAATTTTTAGAAAAAATCAAAATATTATATTACAAAAAAAAAATAAAATAAAAATTACAATTTTATCTTTTGTTATTAAAGCTGTTATTGCAACTTTGAAAGAGTATCCTCAATTTAATAGTTCTTTATCTCAAGATCAAAAAAAAATATTTTTGAAAAAATATTTTAATATCGGTATTGCTGTAAATACAGAACAAGGATTAATGGTACCCATAATTTTTAATGCGGATTCAAAAGGGATTCTAGAAATCTCTCAAGAGATATCAAATATTGCAAAAAAAGCTAGATCAGGAATATTGTCCAATAAAGATATGAAAGGTGGATGTTTTACAATATCTAATCTAGGAGGTATTGGAGGAAAAGAATTTACTCCAATTATTAACGCTCCAGAAGTAGCAATTTTAGGAATTTCTCAGGCGAGTATACAAGCTATTTGGAACGGCGATACTTTTGTGCCCAAATTAATGTTGCCATTATCTTTATCTTATGATCATCGCGTCATCGATGGCGTAGAAGGTGCTAAATTTATTAATTTTTTTAAAAACCTTATATCTGATATTAGATTACTAATATTGTGA